In the Eretmochelys imbricata isolate rEreImb1 chromosome 20, rEreImb1.hap1, whole genome shotgun sequence genome, catattttcataaaatcatatggagtgcaacatcacagggtGTATGGGGATCGATAGATAGAtggagggggtgtatggggatagatagatagatagatggatgggcgtatggggagagatagatagatagataaattagataaagagagagagagagagctgctcaGCTCCCACGTCTCCAgttgagatcaatgggagttatgggtTCTCAACAATTCTGTATATCAGGCTAGGGGGGTCTTGTTGGCTAGTGGACCCTTTGGAATATTACTGTCATCAATGACTTGGCCAGGACAcacccagtggcagagtcaggatcaggacccaggagtcctgagtcccagtcccctgCGGTATAACAACACCCTGCCACACCAGCCGAGCTATAGGTGGCCTCTATAACTCATCACAGGCAGCCCAGGATCCAGTTTCTGCATTCCTCGTACCTCGCCTGACTGCCACGACTGCTACCACTAGGCCCACGGTCAGAAGCAAAGCTCCAGCCACGCTGAGGGACACAGGGAGCAGCCACGGGGAACCTGGGCAATGCAGAGAAAGCAGCTGGCGTTACCTGGCCCTATTCAGATATCAAAGGGACCCCACACAGCCCTCCCCACTCCGAGCACCAGACTGTACCCGCAACTGGGCAGTTTTGAAACAGGGTGAGCACTCCCCCAATCTCCACCACAGCCATGGCCTTCCCCATGGTTCTCGCCCCCTCCTCCTCCGGGCTCTAGTCTAGTTTCCCAGCCCTGGCAGATTCCCTGCCTCCCTCTGTCCTTGCCCTTACCTTCTGGAGCAGCCATGGAAACTGGGGGAGGGGCCGTCGgagttgctgggggaggggatgttGACATATTTTCATTGGAAAAGAAAGGAGGAGACAGTTTGAAAAGTTGTTTTATTCACACCGGTTTGCAGAGTCAAGATCAGGCCCCGGGAGTCCTGGGAACCcacaccctgctctgaagactaGACCCTACTCCCTCCTCCAGCCAGGACACAGAGGTCCTGACGCCCAGCCCTCCTGTTTGACCCACgaggccccactcccacccaaTTCTGGGAAGGAAACTCAGGAGTCCTGTCTCAGCCTCCTGCTCTAGCTAGACCAAAATCTCTCCCAGAACCAGGATCACAGCCCAGAAGTCTAACACCCAAGCACTCCTTAGTAACTTTCACAACAGCATCTCCCTGCTCTCACCACCAGGAAGGCACCTGTCACACAAACTCTTCAGCTCAGCCTCCACCAGCCACTTTTAGTTGGACTAGCTGGCTTGGTGCACCAACCTTTCGCCCCAGCGGACTAGGACTGGAAGAGCACTAGAGGGCTGAGAGGCATCAAAGTAGGTTGGGggcgcccagggctgggctagctggGCCCGTGGCTCAGGACTGAGGGGTGCCGGCAGAGCTCGGGGAGGAAAGAACTGCACTACACTTGCCCACACTCCCATGCTCTCTCCTCAGTtcagccatagaatcatagaatatcagggttggaagggacctcaggaggtcatctaatccaaccccctgctcaaaagcaggacccatacccaattaaatcatcccagccagggctttggcatcCCAGCCAGTTTCCTTCGGATCTAAAAGCCCTTCACCTGCCACCGCGATCTCCACCACATTGCTGAACTCTGACATCTGCCTGGCACTCCCGCTGTAGCTGTGGTACTTGCATCGGTACTGCCCGGCGTCCTTCCCGGTGATGTTCTCCAGGATGAAAGTGACGCGGTGCTGGGCCTCCGAGGCAAACAGCATCTGTACAGGCTGAGCCAGACCTGTCTTCAGCAACCAGAACTCGCTGTCCACGTAGGCTTTCGGCGCGATGCACACGAGCCTGGCGGAGTCTCCTCGGGCAGGGGGGTCGGAAGACATGTCCAGGTAAAAAAGTGGGGCGGGAGTTAGGCTGGGACCTGCCAAAGAGCCTGGAAGAGCCAGGGGAAGATGGAGCGAAATGATGATGCAAGGtgcccatagactggcatagtaCTGGcagcttcctgcacaccacaggaCGGGCTCCTGTCCTGCCCACTGGGGacagcatgggctgtggcaatgccagcttctgccctgcctgcccctggaGGCACAATAAAGTTAGTTGGAGTGAGCCTCCAACacaccctgtcctgcccctggggacacagggaagcagagcagcGCGAGCTTCAGGAAACACCCAAGAGTTGATCCACAGCTCTCCAAAAGAGGCCtcagagggtacatctacactgcaataaaaccccTGTGGTGctaagtctcagagcccggggttgggctgcagggctaacaattgcagtgtagatgtctgggctggGGCTAGAGCCCTCCAAAGTTCACGCCAGAGATAAATTTGACCCAAAGGCTCAAATGGGTCAAATAAACGTGATCCTGCTGCATTGACAGCTCCCTCCATTTTCCTGCTGAGATCCCTTCTGGAGATAAAGCCCAGCATCTCACCCCCATGCCCTACGGTTACCAAATCATTATGCAATTTCTACGGTCACTTATTCCCCTCACCTCCCATCTATAACTGGCCTCAGACATATAATACAGCATGAGCTTCTTCAGGTCCCTCGTCCTGGAGGAACACTCAGAGGGAAAGCTTCAAATACAGTTTAAATAGAGGGGAAGAAAACATACCAGCTAAGAGAAAGAGAATCCTCAGGCTCATCTTTCTGCAGAGCATCCTGGATCTTTGGTAAATAGACAGTAGGAGCCCAACATGCATGGAAAGTTCCTAGCTAGAAGTAAATGAAAAGGAGAAGGAAGTTTTGCCCAAGATGGAATTTCAACATCTCGGGAGGAAATTACAGAATGTCCCTGAACATAAAAgggcttttcttccttttcctacaGCAAATAGAATTTAAAGCCTCACATAAAAGCCAAAGGACTGAGACCGCCGGTCACCTCACCCATGGTGTAAGTTACATGCTAGGCTCTGGGCACAATTCTCTTCTCACACCAATTTGATACTGGTGTgatttcactgacttcaacagttaCTGTCGGGCCCAGTGATCTCAGCTGTACAAGTGTAAATTCCGAGtaacctcagtggagttactccagatttacagcaaGCGTAACTAAGATCTAACTCAGGCCCTAAATCTTGTGGCATTTTCCTATGATCTTACGGTACATCAATGGATTGCAGCTTTCAGGCCAAGGCTAAGAACCATTTATATTTCTCTAAATCTCCAAATACTTTCCAAGTTATATAGAAATCATTTCCCCCATTACTGAAGTGGAACACAGCACTGCTTGCACAACACTTTGACAGGAAATGATGAATAACCTCATGACTAGCTGATAGAAAAGACGCCCCAGTTGAAGGTTAGCAGTAGGGACAAGTAGAATGAACAAGCACAAGTAGAAATGCAGTCGCTGAATATCAGAGGTGCAATGATGCACATGTATCTGTACCTGCACGTGGTCTTGTGTGTGCACGTGTTATGAATTCTCCCTCTGCGCCCAACCCAGAGAGTGTGTGTCTCTTAGAGCTCTCAGACCATGAGCTTGGCTCTTTAATTTGTAGAAACTCACAAAGTTCTCTGTTCAGTCCCTGGTATGCTGGCCAAGATAGTAGCCATCACATATAAATTTGTGCGTTCAAGTGTTGTTTGCGTGAGTGGTGTCTGTGCACGGGTAGACAGAGTGTGTACACACAAGCGGTGTGTGGAGCACGTGTCCATCACAGCCCCCTACTAGGCTGACATTAGCCTTGCTTGTGCCTACAGGAGTTCATATCGTGGTTTCCAGCCAGCCTTATTCTGTGGAGGATCTCTCACTGCCACACTCATGAGACGCCAAATTATTGTGACTCAAAGTTCACCTGAGTCCCTGGGATACTGGCAACTGCTTCTTGTTCGTTGCAGCAGCAAGATGGACTCTGTCATGGCTCTGTCCCAGCCTCCTCCTTCCAATTCTGTTGCACGGTGAGAGGGGAACAtaccacttcctccccatgccTAGCCTGGCACTTATCCGGCCCCACTCCCTATGGCTTCTGAGCCCCATGAAAACATTTATCTTCCCAGcagccctgtgaggcagggaaggctCGTTCTCTGATGAAGTGACTCACACAGGGGAGAGTGGCAGAGCTGAGTACTGAAACCGaaatctcctgggtcccagcccagtgtcTTAACCCACAATCCCAGCCAAGCCGCCCTTCCTGTCTGAGCCCATCCTCCTGGAGGGGGGCGTGAGGGGGGCTTCCCCTAGGAGatagcccccccacacacaccccaagttCTGCTCCCTGAATGTGCCCCCCTTGCAAAGGGGCAGTCAAAGGCCAGACGCCCTCCATCGGTCTGGTCCCCGCCGCACCCCCAGTCCTGCCTGGGTCCCACTCTGCTTCCCTGCCCaccctctccatccatccatcccgcCCCGGCCCTGGCCCTGGGCATTGACCACTTCgccaggtgcattatgggagttTGGCTCCCTCTGTAGCATCATCAGAGACTGCCCACTGCAGGGGGGACCAAATGAGATGGACCCATGGGTGACAGGCTGGGACGCTGCTATAGCGGGACCAATGGGCTGATGGGCTGGgaactagatggaccaatggGCAAATGGGCTGGGACGCTGGGCTCGATGGACCAATGGCCTGATTTGATACTGGCGGAGGCGGGGACTCTGGTCCAGCTCGGCCAACGCACTGTTCTGATTCTGCATGATGGTCAGGCTGGCTGAACCAATGAGCTCATCCGATACTGCAGAGGGTGGGACACGCCTGGGCCAATCCCTCCTTCAGAGCCACAAAGACCCCGAGGGCCGCCTTGGCCATCTTTAGGTGTCTATACAAGTGCCTGACAGACCTGCCTGCGCTTGTTCGCTCACGGCTTTCCCTAGCGTCGGCGGCGGGACCCCTGCCCACGGGCAGGCTTCTGCCGCGTAGGGGCTGCTGCGTCCGTTTGCCCCCGGATCAGGCTTTCAGCGCCGCCACCTCTGCCCCACGCCGCGGCCCATCGGGGCCCTCCCAGCACCCTCTCCGCGCCCCGAACGTCCCCAGCGGCCGGGGCAGCCAATCAGCGCGCTCAGCGCTAGGGCGTggctcaccccccctccccagccgccCAGGTCCCCGGATGATGGCGGCCGCCTGGCGCGCGCTGTGGTGGCGGTTGCTGCTGCTGGCGCCCTGGGGCGGCTCGCGCGCCGCGCTGCCGCCGCCTCAGGACGCCGAGTTCACCTTCCTGCTGCCGGCCGGGCGCCGCGAGTGCTTCTACCAGGCCGCGCCGGGCAACGGCTCCATGGAGGCCGAGTACCAGGTGCGGCCGAGGGGGCCGGATAGTGGGGCCGGCCGGGGGCGGATGGTGGGGCCggccgggggggaaggggacggATGGTGGGGCCGCCGGGAGGGGGCGGATGGTGGGGCCGGCCGGGGGGGGCCGGATAGTGGGGCcggctgggagggggggaagggaacgGGGGGCGGATGGTGGGGCCGCCGGGGAAGGGGGCGGATGGTGGGgccgggaggggggggagggaacggGGGGCGGATGGTGGGgccgggaggggggggagggaacggGGGGCGGATGGTGGGgccgggaggggggggcgggaacggggggggggatggtggggctggccggggggggagggaacgggGGGGCGGATGGTGGGTTGTGGGGAGGAGAATGCAGGTATGTcaatggggaggggggcagggggcatttGCGGGCTGGGATCTGAgggaattggggggtggggtgagctgggggggtgagaggaggggAACTGGGACCGAGTGGGCTTGCTGTTAATGGGGGGGAACAGAGGCTTCAGCCTGGTGtcggatggggcagggctgggctaggctAGGGGTGTGTCACCGGACTAGGatctggggttgcagggggccggggtgggggtggtgaaGAAGCAGGGGACCAGGTTGGGTCTCGGGTGGGGGGTCACCACAATGGTGGGGATGAGCCAGGGCCCAGGGTGGAGGCAGCGAGCCAGTCACCGGATCTGAGCCGCGAGTGGGCCCTAGGCTGTGCTGGGGCCCGTTCACCCCCCTGCAGCGTGACCCTGTCACTCACCCCTGTGGTTGTGCCTTACAGGTTATCGGTGGTGCGGGTCTGGACATCGACTTCTCCCTGGAGAGCCCCACGGGCGTGCTGCTGATCAACGAGTACCGGAAATCGGACGGGGTGCACACGTGAGTGTTGCTGGCTCTGCCTCTTGCGGCACCCAGGCACTTCCAAACTCCCCTGCCAGCCCGGTCGTTGCGGGGAGCACGCAGCTCTTAGCCTGTATAAGCTGAGCTCATCGCACACACCAGGGGCTCCTGGCTTTTCCCCATTGCGCTCTTCACACTCCCTGCATGCCGTCCTCCTCTCTTTCAGGGTCTCCCCAGTCTACCCCTACCAGGGGAACTCTTTCAGGGTTCTGTGGGTTCCCTGTgtccccattccccccacccccccatgccagGTGTTTTCAGTGATCCCATTTCCTCAATCCACCCCACCAGGGGTTCTGTGGACTTCATTTCCCCCAGTCCAAGGTCCCCcattctcccccagccccgggagCATGTCTCCGTCAGCCACTGTGGTTTCACTGCCCTTGGTGGCATAACTCTGCAGTTACACTTGTTTTCCAACAGAGCGACATGTCACAGTTACTGCTCGTTTGCCTCGGCCTCGTGAGCGTTGAGTGCGGGATTGACTCATCCTCACAGTGTTTACCTCTTTTCCCAGCATTGAGCCCACGGAAGCAGGTGACTACAAACTGTGCTTTGACAACTCCTTCAGCACCATCTCGGAGAAGCTGGTTTTCTTCGAGCTCATCTTTGACAGCCCCCAGGAGGACGAGGATGGGGATAACTGGTCTGAGGTGGTGGAGCCAGAGGAGATGCTGGATATGAAGATAGAAGATATTAAGGTGGGTGATTTGGTGGGGGGGGCAATGAGGCCTTGGGCAATGCAGTGCAGAGCCTTTTGCTAGTAGGGCTTTGATTGTCGGAACcactgggtgaagttctgtgtCCCATGTGGTGCCAGCAGGCAGGCTGTATCTtcatgatcccttctggccttgaaatctcaGGAGATGGCTGATCTGTCCCTGTGATCTGAGTTGGTGGGGTGTCCAGTGTCAGGGAGTCAAAACTCTTACAGGCTTTGGCCCCCAGCGAACTGAACTCTTGGGGAGGTATTTGTTAGCTGCACTCCAGCATCATCAGCACTTCCTGCACCTGTGCGCAGTAGCtgatatcccccccccccaatcccctttCTGTCCTCCAGGAATCCATTGAGACCATGAAGAACCGTTTGGAGCGGAGCATCCAGATGCAGACACTGCTGCGAGCCTTCGAAGCCAGAGACCGCAACCTGCAGGAGAGCAATATGAGCCGCGTCAACTTCTGGTCAGCCATTAACCTGGGGGTGCTGGTGGTAGTGGCCTTCCTCCAGGTCTACATGCTGAAGAGTCTCTTTGAAGACAAGAGGCAGGTCCGAACGTAGcgtgagagggagagaaatggacTCCGTATCTCCTGCAAGGGGCAGGTACAGAGCCAGACTGGTGCTGAGGTTGGTGAATTCAAAGCCCGACACCCCAGCATCTGATAGATCAACTGTGTATAGCTCTGTCAAATTGCTGCAGCTTCTCTTCTGGGCATACTTTAGAGGGATTAAATGGGCCTGCTTTGTACCAGAGTTCACATTAGGTACAATGAAGCCAGAgggcattgggggaggggggtggatcgTAGAGGTCTGACTGATGGGATGGGCAGTATGGGTTGAAATTGATTCTCTATGGACTTGAATCCctaggcttgggggaagggggttctACAGCCACCAGCCTGTGCCATAATACACATCCCTGAGGGTGGGATGAAGGAATAAAGCAAGGCAGGGCATGGTGGATGGCAGCTGAGGGGAGCAGCAGGTGGTCTCGGTACCTAGACCCACTCAGTAAAGCGGGGTCTGGCCTTGCAGCCTCTGGTTCTGACCGTCGCCAATTACaggtgggcaggatcccctggccTGCAACCGAACTTGTTCCTTGTCCAGAATCTCTCCTCTGGTCTGCATTTTTTCAAAAGAGAAACCTCCTATGTGCCTTAACAGCAGCTCTTGGGCTGTATGGACCTCAGCCCCGGCCTTGCTGTGTCCTGTTGCCCCTTTAGCGCCTTGTTTCCACTGTCTTTTAGCAGAGAAGGTGGGGAATGTTCCCCCATGTCTCCAGGGTCTCCCCGCACTCTGGCCCCCTGTGCAGCAGTGAATTGGCTCCAGCTGGCCTCCATACTGACCCCTGGAGGAAAAGCAACCTCTTCGCTATTTACTGCTGCAGTGCGGCTGCTGCGGGAGAGCCTTGGCTTTGGGTCCAGCCGTGTGGCTTGGTTTGCTTAGCGCTGTGTGTATAATTTGCCCCTGTTTCCATGGCATCCCTTTTGCTCCAGATAGCAATGGAAGCCACTGTTCTTGGCTGTATGTGGATGACATTTCACTTCTTTTGCTGCCCTGTTCCGATGAGTACCTCTTACTTCAGGTCTCATGGATCAGATCACAGGCCAGTTTCCTTCAGATCCTGGAAGAAAAACCCAGTTCTGCTTCTCAGTGGATTGTACCCCTTCTGTGATTTCCCTGCCTCTAGTGCCTTTTCTCACTGTCCTGTTTGCCTGTCTGCTTTGAGATCTTAGCTTCACTAGTCCCTTGAGTGCCACAGGACAATGGATCTGAGTGGGGCAGTGACTGTGGGCACCGGGGCAGTGATTGTGGGCACCTTGGCAGTGGGGAAGGTGTGCGTCTCCTGCTGCGGGTAGGAGGGAGAGATTGGCTGGGTCCTCAGGATTTGAGTTGAGCAGGAGTTGCCATTGCTTTAGAGCTGAGTTCTGCCAATGCCCTGCTACTCCTTTCCTGGGCTGAGCTGGTCTCTCTTCAGTGCTGGGCTCAGATCAGactttttttttgcgggggggtgccctgaggcagcagcaggggtgTGGGGAATTGCTTCCAGTCAACAGGACAAGCTGTAGACAGTGACTCCTGAGGGCATGGGCGGGTTGGCAAGATTCCATATCACGGGGTAGTTCCGGGCTGATGGAATCTGGAGCGCTGAGAGCCAGAGATGCAGTCATTAAGGATTCAATGTATTTGCTGGTCTGTGGGCAACGATCTGCACCACCAACCATCACTGTCAATAGCCCCATTCTTTGCCGTAGCAGAGGGGCTAAGGGTGAGAGGGCCGGGGAGAGCAGGCCAGCACTGAGACACATttggagaaagggaaaggaagtgttagtGGGATCTGCCTAGGACAGCTGGGTTCCTGGGGGCGGCTGATCCAACCCCCTCTCCTCAAGACTGACTCTAAGGAGGGGCTGCTACTGCCTGATGAGGCCACTGGTGTTGCTTTGTTACCATAGCATGTGCCAAAG is a window encoding:
- the C20H19orf38 gene encoding protein HIDE1, translated to MLCRKMSLRILFLLAGSLAGPSLTPAPLFYLDMSSDPPARGDSARLVCIAPKAYVDSEFWLLKTGLAQPVQMLFASEAQHRVTFILENITGKDAGQYRCKYHSYSGSARQMSEFSNVVEIAVAATPTAPPPVSMAAPEGSPWLLPVSLSVAGALLLTVGLVVAVVAVRRVNVRRQQLKRDRESCWTETNFPTTDMSFDNCLFTVSAKMDLEATGSQDACISPGSRKRLSSASSLGTNSFSTFKSLQ
- the TMED1 gene encoding transmembrane emp24 domain-containing protein 1 yields the protein MMAAAWRALWWRLLLLAPWGGSRAALPPPQDAEFTFLLPAGRRECFYQAAPGNGSMEAEYQVIGGAGLDIDFSLESPTGVLLINEYRKSDGVHTIEPTEAGDYKLCFDNSFSTISEKLVFFELIFDSPQEDEDGDNWSEVVEPEEMLDMKIEDIKESIETMKNRLERSIQMQTLLRAFEARDRNLQESNMSRVNFWSAINLGVLVVVAFLQVYMLKSLFEDKRQVRT